A window of the Lysinibacillus irui genome harbors these coding sequences:
- a CDS encoding DUF4097 family beta strand repeat-containing protein: MQNERQRILELVEKGTISAQEAITLLEALEQPGKSTQNVMDDVTKETPSFSTEKESLFEEKPKDNDKKKDDFMKHFQDEMQDFRKDLTQIGSLFMDMMNTAVKKVKEFDVASPFGDKIEFTHTEEVAAAHVDNVIVELPNGNFSLEASEGDTIQVICKVKAPLMNDSEEETRNHFLEQFVVKEDERSLRILSQLKLVQVNVKVVVPKEKLEKLSVRLMNGSVSLQDTEFEELKVKTLNGAIKGTKFNFGKAEVDSSNGSIELTNVRGKDLEAETLNGRVYLDGALDEVEAKSVNGHVVVTTCSTNSSKIKAQTVAGAVELYVPRSISLSGKVVTNFGKVDVGIQDVSKMESQDQFLSKVVRFDKEVEGANRLFIEGESKTGAVLVRYTTTDEQQI, translated from the coding sequence ATGCAAAATGAACGTCAACGAATTTTAGAACTTGTAGAAAAAGGTACGATTTCGGCACAAGAGGCGATTACATTATTGGAAGCATTAGAGCAACCTGGCAAGTCTACTCAAAATGTTATGGATGATGTGACAAAAGAGACACCGTCCTTTTCAACTGAAAAAGAGTCACTCTTTGAAGAAAAACCAAAAGATAATGATAAGAAAAAAGATGATTTTATGAAGCATTTCCAAGATGAAATGCAGGATTTTCGTAAAGATTTAACACAGATCGGTTCTCTTTTTATGGATATGATGAATACGGCTGTTAAAAAGGTTAAGGAATTTGATGTAGCCTCTCCATTTGGAGATAAAATTGAGTTTACACATACTGAAGAAGTGGCTGCTGCCCATGTAGACAATGTTATTGTTGAATTACCAAACGGTAACTTTTCATTGGAAGCTAGTGAAGGAGACACAATCCAAGTTATTTGCAAGGTGAAGGCACCACTGATGAACGATAGTGAGGAAGAGACACGTAATCACTTTTTAGAGCAATTTGTTGTGAAAGAGGATGAGCGTTCATTGCGCATTTTAAGCCAATTGAAGCTTGTTCAAGTTAATGTTAAGGTGGTAGTCCCTAAGGAAAAGCTTGAAAAATTATCTGTTCGTCTAATGAATGGTAGTGTTTCTTTACAAGACACAGAGTTTGAAGAATTAAAAGTGAAAACGTTAAATGGTGCTATTAAAGGTACGAAGTTTAACTTTGGAAAAGCGGAAGTTGATTCATCTAATGGCTCCATTGAATTGACAAATGTCCGTGGTAAAGATTTAGAAGCTGAAACATTAAATGGACGTGTTTATTTAGATGGTGCTTTGGATGAAGTGGAAGCTAAATCTGTCAATGGACATGTAGTGGTGACGACTTGTTCAACAAACTCATCGAAAATAAAGGCACAGACAGTTGCTGGGGCAGTCGAATTATATGTCCCACGATCAATTTCATTAAGCGGAAAAGTTGTCACGAATTTTGGGAAAGTGGATGTAGGAATTCAGGATGTTTCTAAAATGGAATCACAAGATCAATTCCTTTCTAAAGTAGTTCGTTTTGATAAAGAAGTAGAAGGTGCAAATCGTTTATTTATCGAAGGTGAATCGAAAACGGGTGCTGTATTAGTACGCTATACAACAACAGACGAACAACAAATTTAA
- the ftsE gene encoding cell division ATP-binding protein FtsE, whose amino-acid sequence MIEMKNVTKKYPNGVVATNGISVNIKQGEFVYVVGPSGAGKSTFIKLMYREEKATSGQIIVNGIDLATLKNKKVPFLRRQLGVVFQDFKLLPRLNVYENVAFALEVIEEKPDEIRRRVMEVLELVGLKHKARMFPNELSGGEQQRVSIARSIVNVPKVVIADEPTGNLDPETSWEIMNLFEEINARGTTIVMATHNREIVNTIRRRVIAIEGGLIVRDEHGGEYGYEI is encoded by the coding sequence ATGATAGAAATGAAAAATGTGACAAAGAAGTACCCAAATGGTGTTGTTGCGACAAATGGTATTTCCGTTAATATAAAGCAAGGCGAATTTGTGTATGTAGTTGGTCCAAGTGGGGCAGGTAAATCTACATTTATTAAATTGATGTACCGTGAAGAAAAGGCAACATCAGGGCAAATCATTGTCAATGGTATTGATTTAGCAACATTAAAGAATAAAAAGGTCCCTTTTTTGCGCCGTCAACTTGGCGTTGTTTTCCAAGATTTCAAATTGCTACCTCGTTTGAATGTTTATGAGAACGTAGCATTTGCGCTTGAAGTAATTGAGGAAAAGCCAGATGAAATAAGACGTCGTGTTATGGAAGTATTAGAACTTGTAGGATTAAAGCATAAAGCAAGAATGTTCCCAAATGAGCTGTCAGGGGGGGAACAGCAACGAGTATCGATTGCACGTTCGATTGTCAATGTTCCGAAAGTGGTGATTGCAGATGAACCTACTGGGAACCTTGATCCTGAAACATCATGGGAAATTATGAATTTATTTGAGGAAATTAATGCACGAGGAACAACGATTGTGATGGCAACCCACAACCGTGAAATTGTAAACACGATTCGTCGTCGTGTAATAGCAATTGAGGGCGGATTAATTGTCCGTGATGAACACGGAGGTGAATACGGCTATGAAATTTAA
- the ftsX gene encoding permease-like cell division protein FtsX, with protein MKFNTVQRHFRESVKSLGRNSWMTIASVSAVTVTLILVGVFALIMMNLNKVATDLENDVEIKVLIDETADEAAEKALIEKVKKLPGVSEMNYSTKEDELTKLVKDFGDDFKLFEQSNPLRNVIYVKAADPQQTAKVAKAIDKYEYTYDVMYGEGKVEKLFNFLNISRNVGIVLILGLLFTAIFLISNTIRITIIARRDEIEIMKLVGATNSFVRIPFLLEGMWLGILGSIIPIAVVTTLYHNVYKIIAPRLQGELIQVLDFSPLVYQVSGLLLLIGVLIGIWGSFMSVRKFLKI; from the coding sequence ATGAAATTTAATACAGTCCAACGTCACTTCCGTGAAAGTGTCAAATCACTTGGCCGAAATAGCTGGATGACCATTGCATCTGTTAGTGCCGTAACAGTTACGCTCATACTAGTAGGCGTTTTTGCGCTTATTATGATGAATTTAAATAAAGTAGCAACCGATTTAGAAAACGATGTCGAAATTAAAGTTTTAATTGATGAGACGGCGGATGAAGCTGCTGAAAAAGCACTCATTGAAAAAGTCAAAAAATTGCCTGGTGTCTCTGAGATGAACTATTCCACAAAAGAAGATGAGTTAACCAAGCTAGTCAAAGATTTTGGTGATGATTTTAAGCTATTTGAACAAAGTAACCCATTACGTAATGTAATTTATGTAAAGGCTGCTGACCCGCAGCAAACAGCAAAAGTTGCTAAAGCAATTGATAAATATGAGTATACATATGACGTTATGTATGGCGAAGGAAAAGTTGAAAAACTATTTAACTTCTTAAATATTAGTCGTAATGTAGGAATCGTGCTTATTTTAGGGTTATTATTTACGGCAATTTTCTTAATTTCGAATACTATTCGTATTACGATTATTGCACGTCGAGATGAAATTGAAATTATGAAACTTGTAGGGGCTACAAATTCATTTGTACGTATCCCATTCCTATTGGAAGGTATGTGGCTCGGGATTTTAGGTTCCATCATTCCGATTGCGGTTGTCACAACCCTTTACCACAATGTATATAAAATTATTGCACCACGTTTACAAGGTGAGCTTATTCAAGTACTTGATTTTTCTCCACTTGTGTATCAGGTGAGCGGTCTTCTGTTACTCATAGGGGTACTTATCGGTATTTGGGGAAGCTTCATGTCAGTACGCAAGTTCTTAAAAATTTAG
- a CDS encoding murein hydrolase activator EnvC family protein, which translates to MKSKAKNTLKTLAAASALILFIQTPSAYATSLSDLKEEKKQVETKKNELNSSISNKSNAITANQEKQQKILDQIQALNAEIDKTNSNIKNVQADIHATNEEIKKLEASIKELLHKIEERDLLLQERARAIQAGGSVSYLDVLLGSNSFVDFIDRFSAVNALLEADRQIIQDQKEDKQKLEEQKQAVEEKRKKLEGKKAELERLKASLDGQKAEKNKLVDQLEKEQEKLKSEKVLLEKEYSEALEVSQELQDQIIAEQKRLAEIARQQEAKRKAAAAAAAAAANKGGGGSSGGTVNAPQSNGTWIKPTNGRLTSPYGWRNLGAGPEFHYGVDLANATGTPIWAASDGVVSYAAPLSSYGNVVILTHSIDGQIYTTVYAHLSAFNVSVGQEVTQGQQIAAMGSTGRSTGPHLHFEVHNGPWRGQAVGSVNPLKYIPL; encoded by the coding sequence GTGAAAAGTAAGGCGAAAAACACATTGAAAACACTTGCAGCAGCATCTGCTCTAATTCTTTTTATCCAAACTCCATCAGCATATGCAACAAGTTTGTCGGATTTAAAAGAAGAAAAGAAACAAGTTGAAACAAAGAAAAATGAATTAAACTCTTCGATTAGTAATAAGTCAAATGCCATTACTGCTAATCAAGAAAAGCAACAAAAAATCTTAGATCAAATTCAAGCATTGAACGCTGAAATCGACAAAACCAATAGTAATATTAAAAATGTACAAGCTGATATTCATGCAACAAATGAAGAAATTAAAAAATTAGAAGCGTCTATTAAGGAACTTCTGCATAAAATCGAAGAGCGTGATTTATTGTTACAAGAGCGTGCTCGTGCCATTCAAGCGGGTGGATCAGTAAGCTATTTAGACGTATTGCTTGGTTCTAATAGTTTTGTAGACTTCATCGATCGTTTCTCTGCAGTCAATGCATTATTAGAAGCAGATCGTCAAATTATTCAAGATCAAAAAGAAGATAAACAAAAATTAGAAGAGCAAAAGCAAGCAGTTGAAGAAAAGCGAAAAAAATTGGAAGGTAAAAAAGCTGAGCTTGAAAGATTAAAAGCATCATTAGATGGTCAAAAAGCTGAGAAAAACAAATTAGTCGACCAATTAGAAAAAGAGCAAGAAAAGCTAAAATCAGAGAAAGTATTACTTGAAAAAGAATACTCTGAAGCATTAGAAGTAAGCCAAGAATTACAAGATCAAATTATTGCTGAACAAAAGCGTTTAGCTGAAATTGCTCGTCAACAAGAAGCAAAACGTAAAGCAGCCGCGGCAGCTGCGGCGGCAGCTGCTAACAAAGGTGGTGGCGGTTCATCTGGTGGAACAGTCAATGCGCCTCAATCAAATGGTACATGGATTAAACCAACGAATGGTCGCTTAACGTCACCATATGGCTGGAGAAATCTTGGGGCAGGCCCTGAATTCCATTACGGTGTCGACCTTGCGAATGCAACGGGTACACCAATTTGGGCAGCATCGGATGGCGTAGTTTCTTATGCAGCACCACTTAGTTCATATGGTAATGTTGTCATCCTAACACACTCCATTGATGGACAAATTTATACAACTGTCTATGCGCATTTAAGTGCATTCAATGTTAGTGTAGGACAGGAAGTAACACAAGGTCAGCAAATTGCAGCGATGGGCAGTACTGGTCGCTCCACTGGTCCACATTTACACTTTGAAGTGCATAATGGCCCTTGGAGAGGACAAGCAGTCGGCAGTGTAAACCCACTAAAATATATTCCATTGTAA
- a CDS encoding redoxin domain-containing protein, translating into MKKNIGLLIVVLLVVAMIGTYVKQQIDEERAIEKSALGKDMEEREVGLGNGDTPPDFTLTSLDGEDITLSDLRGKKVVLNFWATWCPPCKAEMPHMQSFYDEYAKEKNVEILAVNLTTAERDVTDDAKVDTVMTFRDSFELTFPILLDQDNSVGLDYQIIPIPTTYFIDSNGYIQRAIKGPMDVDMLKEYVDALD; encoded by the coding sequence ATGAAAAAAAATATTGGACTACTGATTGTCGTGCTTTTAGTAGTTGCGATGATTGGTACATATGTAAAGCAGCAAATTGACGAAGAACGTGCAATTGAAAAATCGGCCCTCGGTAAGGATATGGAGGAGCGTGAAGTAGGCTTAGGAAATGGGGATACACCACCTGATTTCACATTAACAAGCTTAGATGGGGAAGACATTACGCTAAGTGATCTCCGAGGAAAAAAGGTTGTTTTGAATTTCTGGGCGACATGGTGTCCACCATGTAAGGCGGAAATGCCACATATGCAAAGCTTCTATGATGAGTATGCAAAAGAGAAAAATGTTGAAATCTTAGCTGTTAATTTAACAACGGCAGAGCGTGATGTGACAGATGACGCGAAAGTGGACACAGTCATGACCTTTAGAGATAGCTTCGAGCTAACATTCCCAATTCTATTGGATCAAGATAATTCGGTAGGATTGGATTATCAAATTATTCCCATTCCAACAACTTATTTTATTGATTCCAACGGCTATATTCAACGTGCCATTAAAGGACCTATGGACGTGGACATGTTAAAGGAATATGTAGATGCATTAGATTAA
- a CDS encoding S41 family peptidase — MRKLTAGVGVLLSSLVVGSGIYFDWFNIGDKKEPVTEVDTIGEAMTLIEEKSVYSTKKDALVEGALRGMADAIKDPYSTYYSKEEAEQHRQMLAEERVGIGIELTENKGKFIVVSPVRSSPAEKAGMRSLDEIVQVDGVRVDGKTMSELMHLIQGEKGTKVTIVVYRPSEDKHIKMTMERAAISNKTVSSEVVMVEDTAIGYVVISLFGEKTANEWVAETSKLLRKDVEGIVIDVRDNPGGYLHSVAALLSTVLDNGKVFAYMQNAEGAMEPLKTQTKGFDEKYLETMNKIPIVVLQNQGSASASEVLSGALKGWGRASLVGVKSFGKGTVQESWELSNGGELKLSTNKWLTPKREWIHGQGIEASLVIEQNELFAFQLHPLTGKFKVGDMSEEISYSQNALQKLGYQIDRLDGYMDETTAEAVNLYRKQKKLKLAEDEFYMDTTFFNSLNETLKDFKADRQNDQQFQMATSFLLHAIEQ; from the coding sequence TTGCGCAAATTAACGGCTGGTGTCGGAGTCCTACTTAGTAGTTTAGTGGTAGGTAGTGGTATTTACTTTGATTGGTTCAATATTGGCGATAAAAAGGAGCCTGTTACGGAGGTTGATACAATTGGTGAAGCCATGACACTCATCGAAGAGAAATCTGTATACAGTACGAAAAAGGATGCCTTGGTGGAGGGGGCTCTTCGTGGTATGGCTGATGCCATTAAGGACCCTTACAGTACGTATTATTCCAAGGAAGAGGCAGAGCAACATCGGCAAATGCTGGCCGAGGAAAGAGTGGGCATAGGGATTGAACTAACAGAAAATAAAGGGAAATTTATTGTTGTGTCTCCAGTCCGTTCATCACCAGCAGAGAAGGCAGGTATGCGCTCGCTCGATGAAATTGTACAAGTTGATGGGGTTCGGGTTGATGGGAAAACGATGAGTGAGTTAATGCATTTAATTCAAGGTGAGAAAGGAACGAAGGTAACCATTGTTGTTTATCGTCCTAGTGAGGATAAACATATTAAAATGACAATGGAACGCGCTGCCATCTCTAATAAAACCGTATCAAGTGAAGTTGTAATGGTTGAAGATACAGCCATTGGTTATGTGGTTATTTCATTATTTGGTGAAAAGACAGCGAATGAATGGGTTGCTGAAACAAGTAAATTGCTTCGTAAAGATGTTGAAGGAATCGTAATTGATGTACGTGATAATCCAGGTGGTTATTTACATAGCGTCGCAGCGCTACTGAGCACGGTATTAGACAATGGCAAAGTATTTGCATATATGCAAAATGCGGAAGGGGCTATGGAACCATTAAAAACACAAACAAAGGGCTTTGATGAAAAATATTTAGAAACGATGAACAAAATTCCAATCGTTGTTTTACAAAATCAAGGTAGTGCTTCTGCTAGTGAGGTGTTGAGCGGTGCTTTAAAAGGATGGGGGCGTGCTTCACTTGTGGGGGTTAAAAGCTTTGGGAAAGGAACTGTGCAGGAATCTTGGGAGCTTTCAAATGGTGGGGAATTAAAATTATCAACCAATAAATGGCTGACACCAAAACGCGAATGGATTCATGGGCAGGGTATTGAAGCAAGTTTAGTAATTGAGCAAAATGAATTATTTGCTTTTCAACTCCATCCTCTAACAGGTAAGTTTAAAGTGGGTGATATGAGTGAGGAAATTTCGTATTCACAAAATGCCTTACAGAAACTAGGCTATCAAATTGATCGTTTAGATGGCTATATGGACGAGACAACGGCAGAGGCGGTTAATCTTTATCGTAAACAGAAAAAATTAAAACTTGCAGAAGATGAATTTTACATGGATACAACGTTCTTTAATAGTTTAAATGAGACGTTAAAGGATTTTAAAGCCGATCGTCAAAATGATCAGCAATTCCAAATGGCCACTAGCTTTTTACTACATGCAATTGAACAATAA
- a CDS encoding PDZ domain-containing protein, with product MVSEILIEIVTAIGRFLLNPLLYIVIIFAILLGYRRVKQERKYFNRRIIWGWTELIGQWKDGWLYALLISLISMIAGLTVPKEFLIILIAVSIVALILYFINALSPIFTMGIATLAIWAMSYYHWSFSWWKISFEDVNLDDGAVVTITILAGLCVIAEGLLIRRAAMKVTTPSIEKTKRGMQAIVYRSRNVWVLPIFFVMPGDAISAVLPYWPLFTIGDSQFAFVLFPIVIGFAKLLRKELPALKLPKIGRSVLLLGQLILIGGLAAYFEPMIGFLTLGIGALIRIIMSIYFAQQDKTDHYAVAPSTKGAIIAAVLPDSPAEKMGLLAGECIRKVNGVTIFTENELYEALQLNAAHCRLEVLDRNNEIRLTQHVIYSNDHYRIGLLLAEPRDV from the coding sequence ATGGTTAGTGAGATATTAATAGAAATTGTAACAGCGATTGGCCGCTTTTTACTCAACCCATTACTGTATATAGTCATAATATTTGCTATTTTATTAGGTTATCGTCGTGTAAAACAGGAGCGAAAATATTTTAATAGACGCATTATTTGGGGCTGGACGGAGCTAATCGGACAATGGAAAGATGGGTGGCTTTATGCATTACTCATTTCTCTTATCAGTATGATAGCAGGGCTTACTGTACCGAAAGAATTTTTAATTATTTTAATAGCAGTTTCTATAGTAGCACTTATCTTGTATTTCATTAATGCATTGTCACCCATTTTCACAATGGGTATTGCAACATTAGCGATATGGGCTATGTCCTATTACCATTGGTCTTTCTCTTGGTGGAAAATTTCCTTTGAGGATGTCAATTTAGATGATGGAGCAGTCGTTACGATTACCATTCTTGCGGGTCTTTGTGTCATTGCGGAAGGACTATTGATTCGACGTGCAGCAATGAAGGTTACTACGCCTAGTATTGAAAAAACGAAGCGGGGTATGCAGGCTATTGTGTATCGTTCAAGGAATGTTTGGGTGCTTCCGATTTTCTTTGTTATGCCTGGTGATGCTATTTCTGCCGTGTTGCCGTATTGGCCATTGTTTACGATAGGAGATAGTCAATTTGCATTTGTATTGTTTCCGATTGTTATAGGCTTTGCCAAGCTGCTAAGAAAGGAATTACCAGCATTAAAGCTGCCTAAAATAGGGCGATCTGTTTTATTACTAGGACAGCTTATTTTAATAGGCGGTTTAGCTGCTTATTTTGAGCCAATGATCGGTTTCCTGACGCTCGGTATTGGAGCGCTAATCCGTATCATTATGTCTATTTACTTTGCTCAACAAGATAAAACAGATCATTATGCGGTAGCACCAAGTACAAAGGGTGCGATTATAGCAGCCGTACTTCCTGATTCACCAGCTGAAAAAATGGGCTTACTGGCAGGGGAATGTATTCGCAAGGTAAATGGTGTGACTATTTTTACTGAAAATGAACTGTACGAAGCGCTACAATTAAATGCAGCCCATTGTCGTCTAGAAGTGTTAGATCGAAATAA